The sequence GTGTCTGTAAGATTTGATTAAGCTATCGGTTATAACTATAAATGTTATCTCTGACATTTTCCAATTTGAATAGCTTTGAGAATATCACCTTCTGGAGGAGCAAGGATGTTGCTGACCAGCACTCAGACATGGAGCATAGTTCTGGGTTGGTACAAGCTATAATTTTTGAAGCAGCTGACCGTAATAATATTGGTGGTTCCGCTTATGGTGGACAAAGAGCTATATGCTGCACGCCTGATCTTGCTAAGATGGAAGGTTGTAAGCAAGGTGAAGTTCTTAGGAGACCCTCTGCAACAGATATCAACTGGCCAGTTGTTTTAGATGTACAGTTCAGTGGGAACtctttatttacaaaaatggaTTACAGGGAGGTTCCTATCACAAAGACTGGAATGTATAACTTGTTTTTTGTGGCATGTGATCCAAAACTCAAGGAACTAGTAATGAGTGGGAAAACAATGTGGAAAAATCCTGATGGTTATTTGCCTGGTAGGATGGCGCCATTAAAGAAGTTTTATGTATTTATGTCACTTGCTTATGTGATTCTTAGTATCATTTGGTTTACTCAGTATGTGAGGTTTTGGAAGGATATACTGCAACTTCAGCATTGCATCACAGCTGTTATTGCTCTTGGGTTATTTGAGATGATTCTTTGGTATTTTGAGTATGTAAATTTTAACGATACTGGAATAAGGCCAGTTGTAGTTACAACTTGGGTTGTAACAGTTGGAGCTGTTAGGAAAACAGTTTCACGCCTTCTCATCCTCTCTGTTTCAATGGGTTATGGCGTTGTGCGGCCCACTCTTGGCGGTCTTACCTCAAAGGTGCTTCTTATTGGGATAACTTACTTTTTGGCATCTGAGTTGCTGGATATTACTGAGTATGTGGGGACCATCAATGACATATCAGGAAGGGCAAGACTATTTTTAGTTCTTCCTGATGCTTTCCTGGATGCATTTTTGATATTGTGGATTTTTACATCTCTTTCAAGAACACTAGAGCAGTTACAGGTATCACATTTTTACCAGTgatttgtttctattttgattcttaatctcttcttctaattttatcatagtaacattacttaaaattCTTATTCCCATGTGATGTTATTATGCTTTGATACGGCATAACTTTTAGACACTAATATAATTTCTTTCCAGGCAAAAAGGAGTTCTGCTAAGTTGGATATATATAGGAAGTTCTCAAATGCATTAGCTGTGACAGTAATTGCCTCAGTTGCTTGGATAGGATATGAGGTATGGTTTCTAGTTGATAGTGTAATGGTTTTTGTGCAAGTTAACATTCATTTAGTATCCTTTGTCATTTTAAGAACTTTTTTACTTCTTGAGTAGTTATTGTGATTTTTCAGGGGGGGCACTAAAGGAATGCAATATCATAAAAAACCATCTAAATAAATATGTATAGTACATTGTTATGTGTAACAACTTGGTTTCTTTAGGAAGCTCCTTATAAACATGCAGAACTGGTTTATCACCCTCTTTAGGCCAACCAGGAAGCCATAACTCACTGGTGACCCGTTTTACCAAAACTTGGGTTTCCTGATTATATattgcaattatattttaaattttactgCTTTTGCATgagaatattaaaattttcaagttgCCTTTTCGTGGTCCTTGACATTGTAATGATCTACATATTACCGAGTGAAACTGTCCCTGATTTTTAGAAATCAACTGTTAAATATCCGTGGcttatttttaacttatttggTTTGGGGTGAAAAATCAAAGTCAATCACCCTATGGATATCCCCGCATAGCTAAGGAGAGAGTAAGGATGGTGGTTTAATAAGTGCCTAAATTACCTTGAGAGTTTTTAGGTGAGCTTGGTATTATGCATGATGGGTCTCATACATTCTTCTCTAAATCACTTAACAAGAAACGAAAACTTTCGGATCCTGTGGCCAAAGACCCACATTGTTGGAAGGGAGTATATATGATAGCTTATTAACTATCAAAACTATCTTGGGAGTTTCAAGTTGGGTTTGATATTAAGCGTGCGTTTTGCATTAGcttattttagttttgtttctcAAAGTGTGCAAAAGTATACTTGCACTTTGCAAAAGTGtgaaaaagtgaggttttaaaaagttttacatAAAAGTCAAAAGCTAAAAGCTGAAGGAAAAAGCTAATGCCAAACAGACACAAAGCTTGCTTAATGGAGTGATGGACCTCATCTATTTCTCTCAGTGATGGACCTCATTTATTTCTCTCCTTCAATTTACTTACTAAAAAATATGATTGACTTCTATGACTTGGTAGTGGTTACAATTCTATGCATCACATTAGAGGAGAATAACAGAAACTTGGTAAAAGGTTTGATGATAATCTGTGTGGGTGAGGCAATTTACTTGATTCTTTTGTGTATCTCTTTTCCATATGGGTTAgattgcttttcttttcctaaattTTGCACAATTGTTATTAGATCTGATAAGCTTGCTCATACAGGTCTACTTCAAAGCAACCGATCCATTCAATGAGCGATGGCAGAGTGCTTGGATCATCACTGCTTTCTGGGACATTCTTGCATTTGCATTGCTCTGTGTAATCTGCTATCTGTGGGCCCCATCTCAGAGCTCCCAACGGTGTGTTATAATATGCAAACATCTATAATCAACAGCATGGTTTCTTTGCTAATTTTTGGCTGAAATTTCCAATGCAAAAATTTTGCTTGAAATGGCAGTCTGCATAAAAAGGTTTAGAAAACATTATCCAAAGTTGTTTCTTCTCTCTAACTTTAAACAGGCTTGCTTAATAAGATTATTTGAGGATTTTACCCTTATGTTAAGAACTAAATTTAAACACTGGGTAACCTCAAATCTCCTCCAATAGGT is a genomic window of Quercus lobata isolate SW786 chromosome 2, ValleyOak3.0 Primary Assembly, whole genome shotgun sequence containing:
- the LOC115977460 gene encoding transmembrane protein 87B — its product is MDSLALLLLSIFLLLSPIGIKKSNASIHIYHNDPFREVGNAYLLSGGSEGLMATPFSSSNHISYIRFENITFWRSKDVADQHSDMEHSSGLVQAIIFEAADRNNIGGSAYGGQRAICCTPDLAKMEGCKQGEVLRRPSATDINWPVVLDVQFSGNSLFTKMDYREVPITKTGMYNLFFVACDPKLKELVMSGKTMWKNPDGYLPGRMAPLKKFYVFMSLAYVILSIIWFTQYVRFWKDILQLQHCITAVIALGLFEMILWYFEYVNFNDTGIRPVVVTTWVVTVGAVRKTVSRLLILSVSMGYGVVRPTLGGLTSKVLLIGITYFLASELLDITEYVGTINDISGRARLFLVLPDAFLDAFLILWIFTSLSRTLEQLQAKRSSAKLDIYRKFSNALAVTVIASVAWIGYEVYFKATDPFNERWQSAWIITAFWDILAFALLCVICYLWAPSQSSQRYAYSEEVGEESDEEAHSLTSRKGEGDISLVKQEKNVGTNDDFEQEDDEEEDKRE